A stretch of DNA from Lysinibacillus sp. B2A1:
TGGGAAAATATCTGGATTATGGACATTAATCATTGTTATCTCGATTTTAACTTGGGGAAGTGTTGCAAGAATCGTACGTAGTAGAATTCTTGCTGAGAAAGAAAATGAATATATCTTAGCAGCTCAATCAATTGGCTGTAAGTCCACAAAAATCATTGTAAAGCATTTACTACCCAATGTTGCCTCCACGATTATTGTACAGGCAACATTATTGATGGCAGTGACAATTGTGGCAGAATCCAGTTTAAGTTTTTTAGGAATGGGAGTACCTGCTGACACACCTAGCTGGGGAAATATGCTATTTGAGGCTAGAAATTCAGATGTATTAAAAAACAAGCTTTGGATGTGGGTACCACCTGCTACAGCTATCACACTAGTCATCTTGTCGATAAACTTTATCGGCGAAGGCTTAAAAGATGCTTTAAATCCAAAATCAAGAAGGTAGTAGCGGGCTTTAATCAATGTTAAAGGTGTCTAATATATCAATATAAAAAATCCATCCAATAGAGTTTTCTATTGGATGGATGTATAAGTAATTATCGATTAGCAACCCAAGTTTTCACTAAATCAGCTGTACCATAAACATAGTGTTGATTGCCGACTTCATGGTATGTTGCACTATCATCCACCTCTGTATGCTTGTATGGAATACGTTGACGGCGCTTTTCTGACATTGGGTCAGGAAGTGGGATGGCTGATAATAAAGATTTTGTATACGGATGTACAGGATTATTATAAATATCGTCTGCCTTACCGATTTCCATGATTTTCCCACGGTACATTACAGCGATACGGTCACTGATGTATTTAACCATGGATAAGTCATGGGCAATAAATAGATATGTTAAGCCGCGCTCTTTTTGAAGCTGCTTTAGCAAGTTAACCACTTGCGCTTGAATGGATACGTCAAGTGCTGAGATAGGCTCATCGGCAATGATGAATTTTGGATCTAAACTTAGAGCACGAGCAATTCCAATACGTTGTCGTTGACCACCAGAGAATTCATGTGCATAACGGTTGGCGTGCTCTTTGTTTAAGCCAACAGCTTCCAGTAATTGATTAATTTTTTCACGGCGTTCATTTTTATTCTTGTAAAGACCATGAATATCAAAGGCTTCACCAATGATTTCTCCAGCCGTCATACGTGGATTTAAAGAAGCGTATGGATCTTGGAAAATCATTTGCATTTGACGATTGAAATTTTTCAGTTCATTTTTAGATTTTTTACCATGAACATTTTCGCCATCAAAAATAATTTCACCATCTGTAATGTCATATAGGCGAATAATGGAACGGCCAGTTGTTGACTTACCACAGCCTGATTCTCCAACAAGACCGAGTGTTTCACCCTCATATACATCGAAGCTAATACCGTCGACAGCTTTAATCGGGTTACTTGCTGAGCCGAAATGCTGCTTTAAATTTTTGATTTCAAGAATTTTTTTTGTACTCGCTTTAGTCATGTTGTTCTGCCTCCTTTGCTAAATACCCTTCAATACGTTTAGCAACAGCTTCTGGAAGTGGTATTTTTGGTGCGTCTGGATGCAGCAGCCAAGTTTTGGCGAAATGTGTTTCACTTACTTGGAACATAGGTGGCTCTTGTTCATAATCAATAGCCATTGCGAATTCATTACGTGCAGCAAAAGCATCGCCCTTTGGAGGGTTCGTAAGATCTGGCGGTGAACCAGGAATCGTACGTAATAGCTCGTCTGTGTCGTTATCTAAGTCTGGCATTGATCCAAGAAGACCCCATGTATAAGGATGCTTAGGATTATAGAAAATATCATTTACAGTACCATATTCCACGATTTGACCAGCGTACATAACAGCAACACGGTCAGCGATGTTGGCAACAACACCTAAATCATGCGTAATGAAAATGATAGATGTTTTCGAATTTTTTTGTATTTCTTTCATAAGCTCTAAAATTTGCGCTTGAATTGTAACGTCTAGGGCTGTTGTAGGCTCATCGGCAATTAACAGCTTTGGATCAGCTGCAAGAGCGATAGCAATAACAACACGCTGACGCATACCACCTGAAAACTCATGTGGATATTGGTTATAGCGTTTCTCAGGGAAGGGGATACCTACCTGTGTTAAAAGCTCAATTGCACGTTTTTTTGCATCTGCTTTAGATACTTTTTTGTGTTGTAAAATTACTTCAGTTATTTGACGTCCGACCTTCATAGTTGGATTTAAACTTGTCATAGGATCTTGGAAAATCATTGCAATTTCATTTCCGCGTACTTTTGACATTGCTTTATCACTTAACGGAACTAAATCACGGCCATTGAATAAAATCTGTCCTGACTCATAAATACCAGGTGGCTGTGGAATTAGTTTCATTAACGCATTACTCGTAACACTTTTACCTGAACCTGATTCACCTACTATAGCGAGTGTTTCACCTTCCTTTAAATTAAAGTTAACACCACGTACAGCATGAACAAGCCCAGCATAAGTTTTAAAATTTATTCGTAAATCTTTTACTTCTAGAATTGTTTTACTCATTTCGGCCACCTCCTTATTTACGTAGTTTTGGATCTAGTGCATCGCGTAAGCCGTCACCAACTGCGTTAAACGCAAAGATTGTTAGTGAGATAAATATTGCTGGGAAAATCAAGCGCCAAGGAGCATTCGCAATGGCTTTATTTCCTTCAGAGGCCATTGTACCCCAAGAAGCATGTGGTGCAGGAACACCTAGCCCAAGATAGCTAAGGAATGATTCTGTAAAAATAGCTGAAGGAATAGTTAATGTCATTGTAACTAAAATTGCCCCTAAAGCATTTGGAATTAAATGTTTTAAAATTAAATGACCAGTATTAGCGCCTAATGTACGTGCAGCAAGTACATATTCTTGATTTTTAATGGATAATACCTCTCCTCGTACGATACGAGCCATATTAATCCAACCTGTAATAGATAGAGCGATAATCATTGGTACCAAACCTGGCTGTAATACTACTAAAAGTACGATTACTACTAAAAGGTAAGGAACAGCTGTAAGAACATCGGCAATACGCATCATAATATTATCCACACGACCGCCTGCTAGACCAGAAATACTTCCCCATAATACGCCAATGATCAAGTCAATAATTGCAGCTGTAATCCCGATGAATAGAGAGATACGAGCACCAGCCCAAATACGAACAAAAATATCACGACCCAAATCATCTGTACCAAACCAAAACTGAGAAGATGGTGGAGCATTAAAAGAACCTAGCTGATCACTATATTTATACGGAGAGAACATTGGTGCAAATATTGCCATTAAAATAATAAGAATCAGAACTACTAGGCCAAATATTGCCAATTTATTATGTGAAAAGCGGATAAATACTTCTTTCCAGAAGGAGACAGATTTATCAGCTAATTTTTCAGTTGCTTCATGATTCCCACCAACAATTTTAAATTTATCTTTTTCAATTTGTTGCTGTGTCATTATTTTTTCGCTCCTTTCAGTTTAATACGCGGATCAATCACACTATATAAAATATCAACGATTAGCACCGCAAATAAAAGGATGATGGAATAGAACACAGTCGTACCCATAATTACTGTATAGTCACGGTTTGTAATACTTTGTACAAAGTGTTTCCCAAGTCCAGGAATAGCGAAAATTTGCTCTACAATGAAACTACCTGTTAACACACCAGCTGATAATGGACCGAGATAAGTAACAACTGGAAGTAAAGCGTTACGTAAAGTATGACGGTAAACGATTGTCCACTTTCTAATTCCTTTTGCACGAGCCATTTTTACATAGTCACTGCTATTTTGCTCAAGCATGCTAGAACGAGTCAGTTTTGCAATAAAGCCCATATGTGTGAAAGCGATTGCAAGGGCAGGGAGTATACTATATTTAAAGCCCTCCCATCCACTAACTGGGAATAAGTTCAATTTATAAGCTAAGAAATACTGCATTAAACCTGCTAAGATAAATGATGGTACCGATATACCTAGCACCGCAAAGGACGTTGCCAAATAATCCGGGAACTTATTATGATAAAGCGCGGCAATTACGCCTATTAATATACCGAAACCAATTGCTAATAGCATAGCTTCAATCCCAAGTGTTAAAGATACTGGGAAACTTTCAGAAATGATATCATTTGTTGAACGCGCTTTATATTTCATGGATTCACCGAAATTGAAAGAGGCCGTATCGATTAAATAATCTTTATATTGAATATACCAAGGGTTATTTAATCCATACGTTTCGTTTAACTTCTCCTCGATTTGAGGTGGAAAATTACGTTCACTTGCAAATGGACTTCCTGGAGCGAGACGCATTAAGAAAAACGTAGCCGTTACGATGACGAAAAGCGCGAGAAGTATATACATCAGCCTTTTCAAAATATATTTAATCACATAAAACTCCTCCTTCTATTTGTCAATTTTCAGACAAATATATGCCTTCGTATTTTAAAAAGAGCTGACTCGTACCGAAATGACTACGAGGCAGCTCTTTTTATAGAGCTTAATTAAGAGATAGAATCAATTATTTTTTTTCAGTTTCAACAATTTTAACATTTTTAAGTTGGATGTTACCAATTCTATCTGGAGACATATTTTGTACTTTATCGTCTTTTACATATAAGTTAGTGTAGTAGTAGATTGGTGCAATTGGGAATTCAGTCATAGCAATAGCTTCAGCCTGTTTTAAGTATTCAGCACGCTTAGCAGTGTCTAATTCAGCAATTGATTTTTTCAATAGCTCTGCATATTGTGGGTTTTCCCAACCTGTATCATTGTTACCATTTGCGGCAGTATCATACATCTCTAAGAATGTATAAGCATCGTTGTAGTCAGCGATCCAGCCCATACGACCAATTTGGTAGTCTAATTGGTTAAGCTTTTCTAGATACACTTGCCATTCAGAGTTATCAAGGTTTGTTGTAATACCAAGATTTTTGCTCCAGCCCTCTTGGATATATTGAGCGATAGCAGCATGTGCCTCACTTGTGTTAAATGAAAGATTGATGCTGATTTCTTTTGGATCAGAAATGCCAAGTTCTTTCATACCAGCTGCAAGTGCAGCTTTTGCACCTTCAATATCATTATCTTTATAATAACCGCGGTCTTCTTCGAAACCAGAGATTGCAGTTGGAACCATACCTAAAGCAGGTTTTTGTTCACCTTTAGTAACATTGTCGATTAAGCCTTGACGATCGATAGCTAATGTTAATGCTTTACGGATGTTAGCGTTTCCAGTAATTTTGTCTTTAGTGTTAAATTTGTACCAATAAATTGCTGCATAGTCATTAATTTGTAATGAGCCATCAGCTTTGAAACCATCAATTGCATCAAGTGCAACTGTTTGATATGGAGAACCTAAATAGTCAATTTCTTTATTTTTGAACTTTGTTACTGCAGTTGCTTCGTTTTCAACCATACCGATATTAACTGTCTCTAGGTCTACATTTGCAGCATCCCAGTAATCAGCATTTTTCTTAAGAGTGATTGAAGCACTGTGTTTCCAAGTATCTAAAGTGAAAGGTCCGTTTGTTACATAGTTTTCACCAGCATCTGTATACCATTCATCGTTACCTTCAACTACTTTTGGGTTAATAGGTAAGTAAGTTTTGAAAGCTGTTAATTCTAAGAAGTAAGCAGTTGGGTTTTCTAATGTTACAACTAATGTTTTATCATCTTGAACTTTGATTCCTACATCGTCAGCAGAACCTTTACCATCGTTATAAGCTTGAGCCCCTTTAATTGGGTAGAATACAGAAGCATATTCAGATAGGTTATCAGGATTTAAAGCCCATTTCCAAGCATATTCGAAGTCACCAGCAGTTACTGGATCTCCGTTTGTCCATTTAGCATCACGTAAATTGAAAGTATAAGTAAGTCCATCTGGGCTTACTTCCCATTTCTCTGCCATTGCAGGAGTTGGTGTACCTTCTTTGTCTAAACGAGTTAGACCTTCAAAAATGTTAATTAATACTGCGCTAGATGTTGAATCTGTCGCAAGTTGTGGATGTAAAGATGGTGGTTCAGAAGCTACTACTAAGTTAAGATTTTTAGAAGCTGTTCCTGTAGAACCAGAATCTTTGCCCTCGTCTTTTGATTTTTCAGACGAATCTCCACCGAAGCCACATGCAGCAAGTACTAAAGAAAATACTGCAAGAACTGTTAGTAATAAAAACTTTTTGTTTTTATTCATGTAAATCCCCCTTATACAATTTTAAGCCTTCTTTGAAGCTCCTATTTAATATACCAAAAAAATCATTGTGCACAAAATAAAAAAGATTCAAATTTATATAGTATTATCTGACATCTAATAGAATAATAAATTTTTTCGATTTATCACATTAACAAGTGAAAGTGGTTAATTGATAATAATTTGATGTTTTTGTATTATCTATATCAAAAATAAAACAAAAACAAAAAAATGACATACTATACCGAAAATTCCTATTCTTTTGATAATATCAATGGTATTTGAAAAATGATTCAAAAGTCATAGATGTGAGCTATTAAGAGAATTGTATGGATTTGTAGAAAATATTTGTAAAACTAAGTGATTTAGTTTCTTATTCAGGTAATTTTTTGTAATTTCCTATGTCGAAACATGAATACTTTTATCTATTATTGATATATAAGAATCTTGTTTTGTATTTATCTAAGATTCTTTGTTTTGATGCTGAAAAAAGAAGAAGTAAAGTAAATGTATGAAAAAATGTGCCTTTTTTAAGAAATAATTGTATTGGATGGGCAGTGTTTTTAATAAGAGAAATTCTCTTG
This window harbors:
- a CDS encoding peptide ABC transporter ATP-binding protein produces the protein MTKASTKKILEIKNLKQHFGSASNPIKAVDGISFDVYEGETLGLVGESGCGKSTTGRSIIRLYDITDGEIIFDGENVHGKKSKNELKNFNRQMQMIFQDPYASLNPRMTAGEIIGEAFDIHGLYKNKNERREKINQLLEAVGLNKEHANRYAHEFSGGQRQRIGIARALSLDPKFIIADEPISALDVSIQAQVVNLLKQLQKERGLTYLFIAHDLSMVKYISDRIAVMYRGKIMEIGKADDIYNNPVHPYTKSLLSAIPLPDPMSEKRRQRIPYKHTEVDDSATYHEVGNQHYVYGTADLVKTWVANR
- a CDS encoding peptide ABC transporter ATP-binding protein, coding for MSKTILEVKDLRINFKTYAGLVHAVRGVNFNLKEGETLAIVGESGSGKSVTSNALMKLIPQPPGIYESGQILFNGRDLVPLSDKAMSKVRGNEIAMIFQDPMTSLNPTMKVGRQITEVILQHKKVSKADAKKRAIELLTQVGIPFPEKRYNQYPHEFSGGMRQRVVIAIALAADPKLLIADEPTTALDVTIQAQILELMKEIQKNSKTSIIFITHDLGVVANIADRVAVMYAGQIVEYGTVNDIFYNPKHPYTWGLLGSMPDLDNDTDELLRTIPGSPPDLTNPPKGDAFAARNEFAMAIDYEQEPPMFQVSETHFAKTWLLHPDAPKIPLPEAVAKRIEGYLAKEAEQHD
- a CDS encoding diguanylate cyclase; translation: MTQQQIEKDKFKIVGGNHEATEKLADKSVSFWKEVFIRFSHNKLAIFGLVVLILIILMAIFAPMFSPYKYSDQLGSFNAPPSSQFWFGTDDLGRDIFVRIWAGARISLFIGITAAIIDLIIGVLWGSISGLAGGRVDNIMMRIADVLTAVPYLLVVIVLLVVLQPGLVPMIIALSITGWINMARIVRGEVLSIKNQEYVLAARTLGANTGHLILKHLIPNALGAILVTMTLTIPSAIFTESFLSYLGLGVPAPHASWGTMASEGNKAIANAPWRLIFPAIFISLTIFAFNAVGDGLRDALDPKLRK
- a CDS encoding peptide ABC transporter permease, which produces MIKYILKRLMYILLALFVIVTATFFLMRLAPGSPFASERNFPPQIEEKLNETYGLNNPWYIQYKDYLIDTASFNFGESMKYKARSTNDIISESFPVSLTLGIEAMLLAIGFGILIGVIAALYHNKFPDYLATSFAVLGISVPSFILAGLMQYFLAYKLNLFPVSGWEGFKYSILPALAIAFTHMGFIAKLTRSSMLEQNSSDYVKMARAKGIRKWTIVYRHTLRNALLPVVTYLGPLSAGVLTGSFIVEQIFAIPGLGKHFVQSITNRDYTVIMGTTVFYSIILLFAVLIVDILYSVIDPRIKLKGAKK
- a CDS encoding ABC transporter substrate-binding protein; translation: MNKNKKFLLLTVLAVFSLVLAACGFGGDSSEKSKDEGKDSGSTGTASKNLNLVVASEPPSLHPQLATDSTSSAVLINIFEGLTRLDKEGTPTPAMAEKWEVSPDGLTYTFNLRDAKWTNGDPVTAGDFEYAWKWALNPDNLSEYASVFYPIKGAQAYNDGKGSADDVGIKVQDDKTLVVTLENPTAYFLELTAFKTYLPINPKVVEGNDEWYTDAGENYVTNGPFTLDTWKHSASITLKKNADYWDAANVDLETVNIGMVENEATAVTKFKNKEIDYLGSPYQTVALDAIDGFKADGSLQINDYAAIYWYKFNTKDKITGNANIRKALTLAIDRQGLIDNVTKGEQKPALGMVPTAISGFEEDRGYYKDNDIEGAKAALAAGMKELGISDPKEISINLSFNTSEAHAAIAQYIQEGWSKNLGITTNLDNSEWQVYLEKLNQLDYQIGRMGWIADYNDAYTFLEMYDTAANGNNDTGWENPQYAELLKKSIAELDTAKRAEYLKQAEAIAMTEFPIAPIYYYTNLYVKDDKVQNMSPDRIGNIQLKNVKIVETEKK